Proteins from a single region of Xyrauchen texanus isolate HMW12.3.18 chromosome 7, RBS_HiC_50CHRs, whole genome shotgun sequence:
- the LOC127646934 gene encoding uncharacterized protein LOC127646934 encodes MTNCVMCSPSPLKKLIVVPNQYDYKHCAEYYAKNCGNTGRTVFCPAECLAFLGHPEYDKYYKMIGWGDECRKLDIRVENEKKESPLSYTINRQLEYECFNKTRRETNVGQFKGNCAVIWHLDEEMFSNNNVIRFSGPQYATVTLGQNFTANITPGCLGVVVGHCLTGCENQTLVSPARKIHAEQTETIADYFWLCGGDQLKTTLPKGWKGLCTRVRLIQEVTMVEWDPSEIQTAPKPLVHNKARVKRAYAPDPGVYMDAIVQPRGIPQQFKARNEIKSGFESIFVWVTPNKNLEWINYIYYNQQRFINYTDEALEALGHQLSATSKMAWQNRQALNWLLADKGGVCVMFGADCCTYIPNNTSPEGAFTQAMKKLHDLRKEVKSNAGRDQLFGQWFDDLFGSWKIGLMKIGIIIVIGLTLFALLFCCIIPILRSIMTRTVAKQMVTVSMIPPETGLETRYCTIGPGLDELDEIY; translated from the coding sequence atgacaaactgtgtaatgtgctcaccctctcCATTGAAAAAGTTGATTGTAGTcccgaatcagtatgattataagcattgcgctgagtattatgccaaaaattgtggtAACACAggaagaacagtgttctgccctgcagaatgtttggcatttttgggtcatccggaatatgataaatattataagatgatagggtggggagatgaatgtagAAAATTAGACATACGTGTggaaaatgagaaaaaagaaagcccattatcatatacaataaatcgtcaactggagtatgaatgcttcAATAAAACTAGAAGAGAAActaatgtaggacaatttaagggtaattgcgcagtaatatggcatttagatgaggaaatgttttctaacaataatgtgattaggtttagtggACCGCAATATGCAACAGTGACATTAGGACAGAACTTCACTGCAAACATAACTCCAGGATGTCTAGGCGTAGTTGTTggtcattgccttacaggatgtgaaaatcaaactTTAGTATCTCCTGCGAGAAAAATCCATGCGGAACAAACAGAAACTATAGCAGActatttttggttatgtgggggaGATCAATTGAAAACCACACTACCTAAAGGCTGGAAAGGACTGTGCACTAGAGTAAGGCTAATACAAGAAGTAACTATGGTAGAATGGGACccctctgaaatccaaactgcaccaaaacCTTTAGTCCACAACAAAGCTAGGGTGAAAAGAGCGTACGCCCCAGATCCTGGTGTTTACATGGATGCAATTGTCCAACCGAGAGGAATACCTCAACAGTTTAAAGCTAGGAATGAAATAAAATCAGGTTTTGAGTCAATATTCGTATGGGTAACACCCAACAAAAATTTAGagtggattaattatatttactataaccaaCAGAGATTTATAAACTATACTGACGAGGCACTGGAGGCGTTAGGACACCAACTATCAgcaactagtaaaatggcatggcaaaatcgtcaagcactaaattggttattggcagataaaggaggagtatgtgttatgttcggagcagattgctgtacatacataccaaataatacatccccagaaggagcttttacccaggcaatgaagaaactgcatgacctgagaaaggaagttaaatctaatgcagggagagatcagctgtttgggcaatggtttgatgacCTTTTTGGGTCATGGAAGATTGGgttaatgaaaataggtataataatagttataggactgaccctatttgcattattgttttgttgtattatacccattctgagatcaataatgactagaacagtggctaagcaaatggtaaCTGTTTCAATGATACCACCGGAAACAGGGCTAGAAACTAGGTactgtaccattgggccaggattggatgaacttgatgagatttactga
- the ackr3b gene encoding atypical chemokine receptor 3b produces MSVNVNDFNDILDALGELNFSNLDDNVSHVVGEVCHSIFSQRALLYALTVLYIFLFIIGLAANALVVWVNVRAERNRYETHLYILNLAIADLCVVATLPVSISSLLHLGHWPFGDAMCKITHLIFSVNLFSSIFFLTCMSVDRYLSVTLFGDGPSQRKRRTRQLICVGVWLLALIAALPETSFLQAVKSSHSDSIVCKPVYPVDSMKEWMVGIQMSFIMLGFAIPFPVITVFYILLAGTIQPSADQERRISRHLIFTYIVVFLVCWLPYHGTLLLDTLALLNVLPFNCTLENILYVTLHLSQWFSLLHCCVNPIIYNFINKNYRYDLMKAFIFKYSTKTGLARLIDASHMSETEYSAMESQEPL; encoded by the coding sequence ATGAGTGTGAACGTGAATGACTTTAATGACATTTTGGACGCATTGGGTGAACTGAACTTCTCGAATCTGGATGATAATGTGTCCCATGTGGTGGGTgaggtgtgtcacagcatctTCAGCCAAAGAGCCTTGCTCTATGCCCTCACCGTTCTCTACATTTTCCTCTTCATCATCGGCCTTGCTGCTAATGCTCTAGTGGTGTGGGTGAACGTGCGAGCTGAGAGGAACCGTTACGAGACTCATTTGTATATCCTCAACTTAGCCATCGCCGATCTCTGTGTAGTGGCCACTCTTCCGGTCTCCATTAGTTCTCTTCTTCATCTCGGCCACTGGCCCTTTGGTGATGCCATGTGCAAAATCACACACCTGATCTTCAGCGTGAACCTCTTCAGCAGTATCTTCTTCCTCACGTGTATGAGTGTGGACCGCTATCTGTCCGTGACTCTTTTTGGAGATGGCCCCAGCCAGAGGAAGAGAAGGACCAGGCAGTTAATCTGTGTGGGTGTTTGGCTGCTGGCACTGATCGCTGCCCTGCCTGAAACGTCCTTCCTCCAGGCCGTGAAATCCAGCCATTCCGACAGCATCGTATGTAAGCCTGTGTACCCTGTGGACAGCATGAAGGAGTGGATGGTGGGCATCCAAATGAGCTTCATTATGCTTGGCTTTGCCATCCCCTTCCCTGTCATCACTGTGTTTTACATCCTCCTGGCTGGAACCATCCAACCCTCCGCTGACCAGGAACGTCGAATCAGCCGTCACCTAATTTTTACCTACATTGTAGTGTTCTTAGTGTGTTGGCTTCCCTACCATGGAACCCTACTGCTAGACACTCTAGCCCTTCTCAATGTACTGCCCTTTAACTGCACACTGGAAAACATACTCTATGTCACACTGCATCTCAGCCAGTGGTTCTCTCTCCTTCATTGCTGCGTGAATCCCATCATCTACAACTTCATCAACAAGAACTACCGCTATGACCTCATGAAAGCCTTCATCTTCAAGTACTCAACCAAAACTGGCCTTGCTAGGCTTATCGATGCTTCACACATGTCTGAGACAGAATACTCTGCTATGGAAAGCCAGGAGCCATTATGA